Proteins from a single region of Verrucomicrobiota bacterium:
- a CDS encoding Gfo/Idh/MocA family oxidoreductase yields MNRRQFLQVSGVSAAGLALSKFPAFAAEFDGVKKRVGLIGTGWYGKCDLWRLLQVAPVEVVSLCDVDKRMVAEAADIAAAKQISRKRPRIYGDYREMLKEKDLDIVLIATPDHWHALPAIAAIQAGADLYLQKPISVDVVEGQSILAAARKYNRVVQVGTQRRSTPHLIEARDEFIKSGKLGKIGLVEIYCYYRMRARENPPDTAPPEYLDYEMWTGPAPMRPYNKLIHPRSWRAYMEYGNGIVGDMCIHMHDAVRWMMGLSWPKRISSTGGIMMDRESRANISDTQTATFDHGDVQVIWQHRTWGDPPDPKYPWGMTFYGEKGTLKASVMSYDFIPCNKDEPSAHKDVTYEYEQFPEDKTEKGLERHVAPAIRGHMKDLLRCTDNRGRPVADIEEGHISSASSILANLSMKVNRTLAWDPVKHQVVGDEEANRLLQRPYRAPWVHPDPTRV; encoded by the coding sequence ATGAATCGCCGTCAATTTCTTCAAGTAAGTGGAGTCAGCGCCGCCGGCCTGGCTCTGAGCAAGTTTCCCGCGTTTGCCGCCGAATTCGATGGCGTCAAGAAACGCGTCGGGCTGATTGGCACCGGCTGGTACGGTAAATGCGATCTCTGGCGCCTGTTGCAGGTCGCGCCAGTTGAAGTGGTTTCCCTATGCGATGTGGATAAGCGGATGGTGGCCGAAGCGGCGGATATCGCCGCCGCCAAACAGATCTCCAGGAAGCGTCCGCGCATCTATGGGGATTACCGGGAGATGCTCAAGGAAAAGGATTTGGACATTGTCCTGATTGCCACGCCCGATCATTGGCACGCGCTGCCGGCCATCGCCGCCATCCAAGCGGGCGCTGATCTGTATCTGCAAAAGCCCATCAGCGTGGATGTGGTCGAGGGGCAGTCCATCCTGGCGGCCGCCCGCAAGTACAATCGCGTGGTGCAGGTGGGCACGCAGCGCCGCAGTACGCCCCATCTGATCGAGGCGCGGGATGAATTTATCAAGAGCGGCAAACTCGGCAAGATCGGGCTGGTGGAGATCTACTGTTATTACCGGATGCGCGCCCGGGAAAACCCGCCGGATACCGCGCCGCCGGAGTATCTCGATTACGAGATGTGGACGGGCCCGGCCCCGATGCGGCCCTACAACAAGCTGATCCACCCGCGCAGTTGGCGTGCATATATGGAATACGGCAACGGGATTGTGGGCGACATGTGCATCCACATGCATGATGCCGTGCGCTGGATGATGGGCCTGAGCTGGCCCAAGCGCATCAGTTCCACGGGGGGCATTATGATGGACCGGGAGAGCCGGGCGAACATCTCCGATACGCAGACCGCCACGTTTGATCATGGGGATGTCCAGGTCATCTGGCAGCACCGCACCTGGGGTGATCCGCCCGATCCGAAGTATCCTTGGGGGATGACCTTCTACGGGGAAAAGGGAACGCTGAAAGCCAGCGTGATGAGTTACGACTTTATTCCCTGCAACAAGGATGAACCCTCGGCGCATAAGGACGTCACCTACGAATATGAGCAGTTCCCGGAGGACAAAACGGAAAAAGGACTGGAACGGCATGTGGCCCCGGCAATTCGCGGGCACATGAAAGATTTGCTGCGCTGCACCGACAACCGCGGGCGGCCCGTGGCTGACATTGAGGAAGGGCACATCTCCAGCGCATCGAGCATTCTGGCGAATCTCTCGATGAAGGTAAACCGCACGCTGGCTTGGGACCCGGTCAAACACCAGGTGGTGGGGGACGAGGAGGCCAACCGCCTGCTGCAGCGCCCATACCGTGCGCCGTGGGTACACCCGGATCCAACGCGGGTGTAA